One segment of Synechococcus sp. A15-24 DNA contains the following:
- the tuf gene encoding elongation factor Tu, which yields MAREKFERNKPHVNIGTIGHVDHGKTTLTAAITNVLAKKGQAEKQDYADIDGAPEERERGITINTAHVEYETDTRHYAHVDCPGHADYVKNMITGAAQMDGAILVCAATDGPMAQTKEHILLAKQVGVPALVVALNKCDMVDDEEIIELVEMEVRELLDSYDFPGDDIPVVQVSGLKALEGEAEWEAKIEELMTAVDEAIPEPEREVDKPFLMAVEDVFSITGRGTVATGRIERGKVKVGEEIEIVGIKDARKTTVTGVEMFRKLLEEGMAGDNCGLLLRGIQKEDIERGMVLVKPGSITPHTKFEGEVYVLKKEEGGRHTPFFAGYRPQFYIRTTDVTGQITAFTADDGSAVEMVMPGDRIKMTGELICPVAMENGMRFAIREGGRTIGAGVVSKIIE from the coding sequence ATGGCACGCGAGAAGTTCGAAAGGAACAAGCCCCACGTCAACATCGGCACCATCGGCCACGTTGACCACGGCAAAACCACCCTCACCGCTGCGATCACCAACGTGCTCGCCAAGAAAGGTCAGGCTGAGAAGCAGGACTACGCCGATATCGACGGTGCTCCCGAGGAGCGTGAGCGCGGCATCACCATCAACACCGCCCACGTTGAATACGAGACCGACACCCGTCACTACGCCCACGTGGACTGCCCCGGTCACGCGGACTACGTGAAGAACATGATCACCGGTGCCGCCCAGATGGATGGCGCCATCCTGGTCTGCGCCGCCACCGACGGCCCCATGGCTCAGACCAAGGAGCACATCCTGCTGGCCAAGCAGGTGGGTGTTCCTGCTCTGGTGGTTGCCCTGAACAAGTGCGACATGGTCGATGACGAAGAGATCATCGAATTGGTTGAGATGGAAGTGCGTGAGCTGCTGGACAGCTACGACTTCCCTGGTGATGACATCCCTGTTGTCCAGGTGTCTGGTCTGAAAGCTCTCGAAGGCGAAGCCGAGTGGGAAGCCAAGATCGAAGAACTCATGACTGCCGTTGATGAGGCCATCCCTGAGCCCGAGCGTGAGGTTGACAAGCCTTTCCTGATGGCCGTTGAGGACGTCTTCTCCATCACCGGTCGTGGCACCGTGGCCACCGGTCGGATCGAGCGTGGCAAGGTCAAGGTTGGCGAGGAGATCGAAATCGTTGGTATCAAGGACGCTCGCAAAACCACCGTCACCGGTGTGGAGATGTTCCGGAAGCTCCTCGAAGAAGGAATGGCTGGAGACAACTGCGGCCTTCTGCTCCGCGGTATCCAGAAAGAGGACATCGAGCGCGGCATGGTGCTGGTGAAGCCCGGTTCCATCACCCCTCACACCAAATTCGAAGGTGAGGTTTATGTTCTTAAGAAGGAAGAAGGTGGCCGCCACACTCCCTTCTTCGCCGGCTATCGCCCGCAGTTCTACATCCGTACAACGGACGTGACCGGTCAGATCACCGCATTCACCGCCGATGACGGCAGTGCCGTTGAGATGGTGATGCCCGGTGACCGCATCAAAATGACCGGTGAGCTGATCTGCCCTGTGGCCATGGAAAACGGCATGCGCTTCGCCATCCGCGAAGGCGGCCGCACCATTGGTGCCGGCGTGGTCTCCAAGATCATCGAGTGA
- a CDS encoding ribonuclease HII codes for MGLKPPLKKRKPKNPAVAGVGLRLQPPLTDSIPCHRGVAGVDEVGRGCLFGPVFAGAVVLEAANASRLQKEGLTDSKRLSARRRGEMVPLIEQEAEAWGLGQASAREIDRLGIRPATELAMLRALQRLPNRPNLVLVDGNLPLRPWMGQQRSIVAGDQQALAIAAASVIAKQCRDALIQRLSRRFPGYGLERHAGYGTALHRAALLDLGPSALHRRSFLRRLLG; via the coding sequence ATGGGTCTCAAGCCACCGCTGAAGAAACGGAAGCCGAAGAACCCCGCCGTCGCCGGCGTCGGTCTTCGGCTTCAGCCTCCCCTGACTGATTCCATCCCCTGCCATCGCGGTGTCGCCGGGGTGGATGAAGTGGGACGGGGCTGCCTGTTTGGCCCCGTCTTTGCTGGGGCTGTTGTATTGGAGGCTGCCAACGCCAGCCGTCTTCAGAAGGAGGGACTCACAGACAGCAAACGGTTATCTGCACGCCGGCGGGGGGAGATGGTGCCGTTGATTGAACAGGAGGCCGAAGCCTGGGGGCTGGGCCAGGCTTCAGCCCGAGAGATCGACCGCCTGGGGATCCGTCCTGCCACCGAGTTGGCCATGCTGAGGGCGCTGCAGCGGCTACCGAATCGGCCGAATCTGGTGTTGGTGGATGGCAATCTGCCTCTGCGCCCCTGGATGGGACAACAGCGCAGCATCGTGGCCGGCGACCAACAGGCATTGGCGATCGCTGCTGCCAGCGTGATTGCCAAGCAGTGCCGGGATGCATTGATCCAGCGTCTGTCGCGGCGGTTCCCGGGCTATGGCCTGGAACGCCATGCCGGTTATGGCACGGCCCTGCACCGTGCAGCCCTGCTCGATCTCGGACCGTCAGCTCTGCATCGCCGCAGTTTTCTCCGACGCCTGCTGGGGTGA
- a CDS encoding LON peptidase substrate-binding domain-containing protein: MSDFSVRELPLFPLPDVVLFPQQLLPLHIFESRYRMLLQTVLETDKRFGIVRINPENGEMAEIGCCAEVLQHQTTDDGRSYIVTLGQQRFRVLNVTRETPFRSAMVSWMEDEPVEDHAELNALRDKVSSALNDVFSLTAKIQGREAELPDDLPDLPRELSFWIGAHLDNRAAPEQQTLLELSDTNERLERQFEMLDHTRRQLAARTVLMDLKEQDV; this comes from the coding sequence GTGTCCGATTTTTCCGTCAGGGAGCTTCCCCTGTTCCCCCTGCCGGACGTCGTTCTGTTTCCGCAGCAGCTGCTGCCGCTGCATATTTTTGAATCCCGCTATCGGATGCTGCTCCAGACCGTTCTGGAGACCGACAAACGATTCGGGATCGTGCGGATCAATCCCGAAAACGGCGAGATGGCCGAAATCGGCTGCTGCGCCGAAGTGCTCCAGCACCAGACCACGGACGATGGTCGCAGCTACATCGTCACCCTTGGCCAGCAGCGTTTTCGCGTGCTCAATGTCACCCGTGAAACCCCTTTCCGCTCAGCCATGGTCAGCTGGATGGAAGACGAGCCAGTCGAAGACCACGCCGAGCTCAACGCATTGCGCGACAAGGTCAGTTCAGCCTTGAACGATGTCTTTTCACTCACGGCCAAGATCCAAGGCCGCGAAGCGGAACTGCCTGATGACCTCCCCGATCTGCCGCGGGAGCTGTCGTTCTGGATCGGAGCCCATCTCGACAACCGCGCCGCCCCTGAACAGCAGACCCTGCTGGAGCTCAGTGACACCAACGAGCGCCTGGAACGTCAATTCGAGATGCTCGACCACACCCGTCGTCAACTGGCGGCCAGAACAGTGCTGATGGATCTCAAGGAGCAAGACGTCTGA
- the pheA gene encoding prephenate dehydratase — translation MPTRIAYLGPAGTYGEQASRALAELEGLTEVSFLPCAGLRAVVECLAQAGSDAAVVPVENSVEGGVTATLDALWAHSDLGIRRALVLPIRHALLGSGSLQDVTEVLSHPQALAQCSGWLAAQLPQALQLPTSSTAEAARMVAGSRFRAAIASRKAGQEHGLEELAYPVNDLAGNRTRFLLLHRGERRLEGDVASLAFSLHRNAPGALLEALASLAEQGLNMSRIESRPSKRELGEYVFFVDVELPAQQPEALSTLVAALTPLCEHLAHFGAYPSSELFSG, via the coding sequence ATGCCCACCCGCATCGCCTACCTCGGCCCAGCAGGGACTTACGGCGAGCAGGCCAGCCGCGCTCTGGCCGAGTTGGAAGGGCTGACGGAGGTGAGCTTTCTGCCCTGTGCGGGACTGCGGGCCGTGGTGGAGTGCCTGGCCCAGGCAGGGTCTGATGCGGCGGTGGTCCCTGTGGAGAACTCCGTGGAGGGTGGTGTCACGGCCACGCTCGATGCGCTCTGGGCCCATTCCGACCTCGGCATCCGCCGCGCTCTGGTGCTGCCGATCCGCCATGCCCTGCTGGGCAGTGGATCGTTGCAGGACGTCACCGAAGTGTTGTCTCACCCTCAGGCCCTGGCGCAGTGTTCCGGCTGGCTGGCCGCTCAGTTGCCTCAGGCGCTGCAACTGCCCACGTCGTCCACCGCTGAGGCGGCGCGAATGGTGGCGGGCAGCCGCTTCCGAGCGGCGATCGCCTCCCGCAAGGCCGGCCAAGAGCATGGACTGGAGGAACTGGCTTACCCGGTGAATGATTTGGCAGGCAACCGCACCCGTTTTCTGCTGTTGCACCGTGGGGAACGGCGCCTGGAGGGGGATGTGGCCAGCCTGGCGTTCTCACTGCACCGCAATGCACCAGGTGCCCTGCTGGAAGCCCTGGCCAGCCTGGCGGAACAGGGGTTGAACATGAGCCGGATTGAATCGCGGCCTTCCAAACGCGAGTTGGGGGAGTACGTCTTTTTCGTGGATGTGGAATTGCCGGCGCAGCAGCCAGAGGCGCTGAGCACCCTGGTGGCAGCACTGACACCGCTCTGTGAGCACCTGGCGCACTTTGGGGCTTACCCCAGCAGTGAACTGTTCAGCGGCTGA
- the fusA gene encoding elongation factor G, whose protein sequence is MARDFPLERVRNIGIAAHIDAGKTTTTERILFYSGVVHKIGEVHDGAAVTDWMAQERERGITITAAAISTSWQDHRINIIDTPGHVDFTIEVERSMRVLDGVIAVFCAVGGVQPQSETVWRQADRYSVPRMVFVNKMDRTGADFLKVHGQIKDRLKANAVPIQLPIGAEGDLSGIIDLVGNKAYIYKNDLGTDIEEAEIPAEMADEAAEWRATLMETIAETDEALIEKFLETGELSTEELKKGIREGVLKHGLVPMLCGSAFKNKGVQLVLDAVIDYLPAPVDVPPIQGVLPDGKEAVRPSDDKAPFSALAFKVMADPYGKLTFVRMYSGVLEKGSYVLNSTKGEKERISRLVVLKADDREEVDALRAGDLGAVLGLKNTTTGDTLCTQDDPIVLETLFIPEPVISVAVEPKTKGDMEKLSKALVALAEEDPTFRVNTDQETGQTVIAGMGELHLEILVDRMLREFKVEANIGAPQVSYRETIRGSAGGEGKFSRQTGGKGQYGHVVIEMEPGEPGSGFEFVNKIVGGVVPKEYIKPAEQGMKETCESGVIAGYPLIDVKCTMVDGSYHDVDSSEMAFKIAGSMAFKDGVKKCSPVLLEPMMKVEVEVPEDFLGSIIGDLSSRRGQVEGQGVEDGTSKISAKVPLAEMFGYATELRSMTQGRGIFSMEFDNYAEVPRNVAEAIISKNQGN, encoded by the coding sequence GTGGCTCGCGACTTCCCCCTGGAACGCGTCAGAAATATTGGTATCGCCGCCCACATTGACGCCGGCAAAACCACCACCACTGAACGGATCCTGTTCTATTCAGGCGTGGTGCACAAGATCGGTGAGGTGCATGACGGCGCCGCCGTGACCGACTGGATGGCCCAGGAACGGGAACGTGGCATCACCATCACCGCGGCTGCCATTTCCACGTCTTGGCAGGACCACCGGATCAACATCATTGATACACCCGGGCACGTGGACTTCACCATCGAGGTGGAGCGTTCCATGCGGGTGCTTGATGGAGTGATTGCAGTGTTCTGCGCCGTGGGTGGTGTCCAGCCCCAATCCGAAACCGTTTGGCGTCAAGCTGATCGCTACTCCGTTCCGCGGATGGTGTTCGTCAACAAGATGGACCGCACCGGCGCGGATTTCCTCAAGGTTCACGGGCAGATCAAGGATCGGCTCAAGGCCAATGCCGTGCCCATCCAGCTCCCCATCGGAGCCGAAGGCGACCTGAGCGGCATCATCGACCTGGTCGGCAACAAGGCTTACATCTATAAGAACGACCTCGGCACCGACATCGAAGAAGCCGAGATCCCTGCCGAGATGGCCGATGAGGCCGCCGAATGGCGCGCCACGCTGATGGAGACCATCGCTGAAACCGATGAGGCTTTGATTGAGAAGTTCCTCGAAACCGGCGAACTGTCCACCGAAGAGCTCAAGAAGGGAATCCGCGAGGGTGTGCTCAAGCACGGGTTGGTGCCGATGCTCTGTGGTTCGGCCTTCAAGAACAAGGGTGTGCAGCTGGTTCTCGATGCTGTCATCGACTACCTTCCAGCCCCTGTCGATGTGCCCCCGATTCAGGGTGTGCTTCCCGACGGGAAAGAAGCGGTTCGTCCGTCCGATGACAAAGCACCCTTCTCAGCCCTGGCCTTCAAGGTCATGGCTGACCCTTACGGCAAGCTCACCTTCGTCCGGATGTATTCCGGTGTCCTGGAGAAGGGAAGCTACGTTCTCAACTCCACCAAGGGTGAGAAGGAGCGCATTTCACGTCTGGTAGTGCTGAAGGCCGACGACCGCGAAGAAGTTGATGCTCTGCGGGCCGGCGATCTCGGCGCCGTTCTCGGACTGAAGAACACCACCACGGGTGACACCCTCTGCACTCAAGACGACCCGATCGTTCTCGAGACCCTGTTCATCCCGGAACCGGTGATCTCTGTAGCGGTCGAGCCCAAAACCAAGGGCGACATGGAGAAACTCTCCAAGGCCCTGGTGGCACTGGCTGAGGAAGACCCCACATTCCGCGTTAACACGGATCAGGAAACCGGCCAGACCGTGATCGCCGGCATGGGTGAGCTTCACTTGGAAATCCTGGTGGACCGCATGCTGCGGGAATTCAAGGTTGAGGCCAACATCGGTGCTCCTCAGGTGTCCTACCGGGAAACCATCCGTGGTTCCGCTGGGGGTGAAGGCAAGTTCTCCCGTCAGACCGGTGGTAAGGGTCAGTACGGCCATGTCGTGATCGAAATGGAGCCCGGCGAACCTGGCTCCGGTTTCGAGTTCGTCAACAAGATCGTGGGCGGTGTTGTTCCCAAGGAATACATCAAGCCCGCCGAACAGGGCATGAAAGAGACCTGCGAATCCGGTGTGATCGCTGGTTATCCCCTGATCGATGTGAAGTGCACCATGGTCGACGGTTCGTATCACGACGTCGACTCTTCGGAGATGGCGTTCAAGATCGCTGGCTCCATGGCCTTCAAGGACGGCGTCAAGAAGTGCAGTCCTGTGCTTCTTGAGCCGATGATGAAAGTCGAAGTCGAGGTCCCTGAGGATTTCCTCGGTTCGATCATCGGCGACCTGTCCTCACGCCGAGGCCAGGTTGAGGGCCAAGGCGTTGAAGATGGCACATCCAAGATCTCGGCCAAGGTGCCCCTTGCCGAGATGTTCGGTTACGCCACCGAGCTCCGCTCCATGACCCAGGGCCGGGGCATCTTCTCGATGGAATTCGACAATTACGCCGAAGTTCCTCGCAATGTGGCCGAAGCCATCATTTCCAAGAATCAGGGCAACTAA
- a CDS encoding methyltransferase domain-containing protein gives MLAGLLLLTGAAGATALLIWLQRDRRYHSSDSVAAAYDAWTDDQLLERLWGEHVHLGHYGNPPGSVDFRQAKEAFVHELVRWSELDQLPRGSRVLDVGCGIGGSARILARDYGLDVLGVSISPAQIRRATELTPAGLSCRFEVMDALNLQLPDQQFDAVWTVEAGPHMPDKQRFADELLRVLRPGGCLAAADWNRRDPKDGAMNRIERWVMRQLLNQWAHPEFASIPGFRANLEASPHQRGLISTGDWTVATLPSWFDSIAEGLRRPWAVLGLGPKAVVQGLRETPTLLLMHWAFATGLMQFGVFRLSR, from the coding sequence ATGTTGGCTGGACTGCTTCTCCTGACCGGGGCTGCCGGCGCCACGGCACTGCTGATCTGGTTGCAGCGTGATCGCCGCTACCACTCGTCAGACAGCGTTGCCGCGGCCTACGACGCCTGGACCGATGACCAACTGCTGGAACGGCTCTGGGGAGAGCATGTCCACCTGGGGCATTACGGAAACCCGCCAGGTTCTGTCGACTTCCGCCAGGCCAAGGAGGCTTTTGTGCACGAGCTGGTGCGCTGGAGCGAGCTCGACCAACTACCTCGAGGCAGTCGGGTGTTGGATGTGGGTTGCGGCATCGGCGGCAGTGCCCGGATCCTAGCCAGGGACTATGGCTTGGACGTGCTCGGGGTGAGCATCAGCCCAGCCCAGATCCGCCGCGCCACAGAACTCACCCCCGCAGGCCTCAGCTGTCGCTTTGAAGTGATGGATGCCCTCAACCTTCAACTTCCCGATCAGCAATTCGATGCGGTGTGGACGGTAGAGGCAGGACCCCATATGCCAGACAAGCAGCGTTTCGCTGACGAGTTGCTGCGGGTGCTCCGGCCCGGGGGCTGCTTAGCCGCCGCTGATTGGAACCGCCGCGACCCCAAGGATGGCGCCATGAACCGCATCGAACGCTGGGTGATGCGGCAGCTGTTGAATCAATGGGCGCATCCGGAATTCGCCAGCATCCCTGGCTTCCGGGCCAACCTTGAAGCCAGCCCTCACCAGAGGGGCCTGATCAGTACCGGCGACTGGACTGTGGCCACCCTTCCCTCCTGGTTTGATTCGATCGCCGAAGGCCTCCGTCGCCCCTGGGCTGTCCTGGGCCTTGGTCCCAAAGCAGTGGTTCAAGGCCTACGGGAGACTCCGACACTGCTGTTGATGCATTGGGCCTTTGCCACAGGGTTGATGCAGTTCGGCGTCTTTCGCCTCAGCCGCTGA
- the rpsJ gene encoding 30S ribosomal protein S10 translates to MSTAIAQQKIRIRLKAFDRRMLDLSCDKIIETADQTAATAIGPIPLPTKRKIYCVLRSPHVDKDSREHFETRTHRRIIDIYSPSAKTIDALMKLDLPSGVDIEVKL, encoded by the coding sequence ATGTCCACTGCCATTGCTCAGCAGAAGATCCGCATTCGCTTGAAGGCGTTTGACCGCCGCATGCTGGATCTCTCCTGCGACAAGATTATTGAGACGGCCGATCAGACCGCTGCAACAGCGATCGGCCCCATTCCTCTCCCCACCAAGCGCAAGATTTACTGCGTGCTGCGTTCTCCTCACGTGGACAAGGATTCCCGCGAGCATTTCGAGACCCGGACCCACCGCCGCATCATCGACATCTACAGCCCATCGGCGAAGACCATCGATGCCTTGATGAAGCTGGACCTCCCCAGTGGTGTCGACATTGAAGTGAAGCTCTGA
- a CDS encoding DUF1997 domain-containing protein: MPLAFCASQRLDLPVNRQTERLPDYLQQEDRVIASLLDPRQLTRLAPGTYRYTVTTIQVFQLQVKPVVSLEIETVDGAMHMRALDCELEGLGIVDDFNLTLEASLSCNSKGLSGDARLEVQVSQPPLLRLIPRRVLESTGESILGGILLGIKTRVGQQLIADFKRWCRESPTLVSPQQASEKTAAMQS, from the coding sequence ATGCCCCTGGCCTTCTGTGCCAGCCAGCGCCTCGATCTACCCGTGAACCGCCAGACCGAGCGGCTGCCGGACTATCTCCAGCAGGAGGACAGGGTGATTGCATCCCTGCTGGATCCACGTCAGTTGACCCGTTTAGCTCCGGGCACCTATCGATACACCGTCACTACGATTCAGGTGTTTCAACTGCAAGTGAAGCCCGTCGTCTCCCTGGAGATCGAGACCGTCGACGGCGCCATGCACATGCGCGCCCTCGACTGTGAATTGGAGGGCCTTGGAATCGTGGATGACTTCAACCTCACCCTCGAGGCCAGCCTGAGCTGCAACAGCAAGGGCCTCAGTGGTGATGCCCGGCTTGAGGTTCAGGTCAGTCAGCCTCCGCTGTTGCGACTGATTCCCCGCCGCGTTCTGGAAAGTACCGGGGAGTCGATTCTTGGCGGCATTTTGCTGGGCATCAAGACGCGCGTGGGCCAGCAGTTGATCGCAGACTTCAAGCGTTGGTGCCGCGAGAGCCCCACCCTGGTGTCACCCCAGCAGGCGTCGGAGAAAACTGCGGCGATGCAGAGCTGA
- a CDS encoding Rne/Rng family ribonuclease — MPQQIVIAEQLRIAAVLTDERVDELIVAQGRYQIGDVYLGTVENVLPGIDAAFVNIGESEKNGFIHVTDLGPLRLKKGSAGITELLEPRQKVLVQVMKEPTGTKGPRLTGNLALPGRYLVLQPHGQGVNISRRISSEAERNRLRALGVLIKPPGAGLLIRTEADGIAEDQLIDDLESLLRQWEAIQQAAETAAPPVLLNRDEDFINRILRDHTSPDLVRVVVDEPAAVARVSSFLGAEADKVLVEAHSEPSELLEHFKVNAAIRDALKPRVDLPSGGYVIIEPTEALTVIDVNSGSFTRSANARETVLWTNCEAAIEIARQLKLRNIGGVIIIDFIDMDSRRDQLQLLEHFTTAVRDDAARPQIAQLTELGLVELTRKRQGQNIYELFGRACPSCGGLGHVAVLPGKDLLQPLATATGLVRSAASARAEVAPPAETSGNGRRRRGGRGRAAQDNLPVLSDTDETEAPEVSTEEAQEPALARRQDPELVAVPMTPEQEEVYGTLGLNPILLLDEPPESENVMVRVVRPGEDAEAVLEQARQQLAATAGRRRRRGGRGGRGYSRGNGGASSPAPLDASAVVVADPPEVEEQPLMVEITPLEAVQPVVLDEVPPLPEPTPAVVVDGSQATAEETEAEEPRRRRRRSSASASPD, encoded by the coding sequence ATGCCCCAGCAAATTGTCATCGCGGAGCAGCTGCGCATCGCGGCTGTGCTCACCGATGAACGGGTTGACGAACTGATCGTTGCCCAGGGTCGTTACCAAATCGGTGACGTCTACCTCGGCACCGTTGAGAATGTTCTTCCCGGCATTGATGCAGCTTTCGTCAACATTGGTGAAAGCGAAAAAAATGGGTTCATCCACGTCACGGATCTGGGCCCACTGCGCCTGAAGAAAGGGTCTGCCGGCATCACCGAATTGCTGGAACCGCGCCAGAAGGTGTTGGTGCAGGTGATGAAGGAGCCAACCGGCACCAAGGGGCCGCGACTCACCGGCAATCTGGCGCTCCCCGGGCGCTACCTGGTGTTGCAGCCCCATGGTCAGGGGGTGAATATCTCGCGCCGGATCAGCTCTGAGGCGGAACGCAATCGCCTGCGGGCTCTTGGTGTGCTGATCAAGCCGCCTGGAGCAGGGCTGCTGATCCGCACCGAGGCCGATGGCATTGCTGAAGATCAGCTGATTGATGACCTCGAATCCCTCCTGCGGCAGTGGGAAGCGATCCAACAGGCTGCCGAGACTGCAGCTCCTCCGGTGCTGCTCAATCGGGACGAGGATTTCATCAACAGGATCCTGCGGGATCACACCAGCCCCGACCTGGTTCGGGTGGTGGTGGATGAGCCTGCCGCCGTCGCCCGCGTCAGCAGTTTTCTCGGCGCCGAGGCGGACAAGGTGTTGGTGGAGGCCCACAGCGAGCCAAGCGAGCTGTTGGAGCACTTCAAGGTCAACGCCGCCATCCGTGACGCCCTGAAGCCTCGGGTCGACCTGCCTTCCGGCGGGTACGTGATCATCGAACCGACGGAGGCTCTCACCGTCATTGACGTGAACTCAGGCTCCTTCACCCGGTCTGCCAATGCACGGGAGACCGTGCTGTGGACCAATTGTGAGGCGGCCATCGAGATCGCCCGCCAGCTGAAGCTGCGCAACATCGGCGGCGTGATCATCATCGATTTCATCGATATGGATTCCCGCCGGGATCAGCTGCAGCTGCTGGAGCACTTCACCACGGCGGTTCGGGATGACGCTGCGCGGCCGCAGATTGCCCAGTTGACCGAGCTTGGTCTGGTGGAACTGACCCGCAAGCGCCAGGGCCAGAACATCTACGAGCTCTTCGGTCGTGCCTGCCCCAGCTGCGGCGGTCTTGGGCACGTGGCGGTCTTGCCCGGCAAGGATCTGCTGCAGCCTCTGGCGACGGCGACCGGTCTGGTGCGCTCGGCAGCATCGGCCCGCGCTGAAGTGGCCCCTCCTGCCGAGACCTCCGGCAATGGGCGACGGCGTCGCGGCGGTCGAGGTCGTGCTGCCCAGGACAACCTGCCTGTGCTGAGCGACACCGATGAAACCGAGGCTCCAGAGGTCTCCACGGAGGAGGCGCAGGAACCGGCCCTTGCCCGCCGCCAGGATCCTGAGTTGGTGGCGGTGCCCATGACACCGGAGCAGGAGGAGGTGTACGGAACCCTTGGCCTCAACCCGATTCTGTTGCTGGATGAGCCGCCTGAATCCGAGAATGTGATGGTGCGGGTGGTCCGGCCCGGAGAAGACGCTGAAGCCGTGCTCGAGCAGGCTCGCCAGCAGTTGGCTGCCACCGCTGGCCGCCGCCGCCGGCGTGGTGGACGCGGTGGCCGTGGCTACTCCCGAGGCAACGGCGGCGCTTCATCGCCAGCTCCGCTCGATGCGTCTGCGGTGGTTGTGGCGGACCCACCCGAGGTTGAAGAGCAGCCGTTGATGGTGGAGATCACACCACTCGAGGCCGTTCAGCCTGTGGTGCTGGATGAGGTGCCGCCATTGCCTGAGCCAACTCCGGCTGTCGTCGTTGATGGGTCTCAAGCCACCGCTGAAGAAACGGAAGCCGAAGAACCCCGCCGTCGCCGGCGTCGGTCTTCGGCTTCAGCCTCCCCTGACTGA